A single Acropora palmata chromosome 5, jaAcrPala1.3, whole genome shotgun sequence DNA region contains:
- the LOC141880731 gene encoding protein canopy 4-like, with product MDSTTMLIILFSVYLFIILPLVTCEVETITVGSDSKTKRKNPYITKFHNEASLRPTKCQVCRLLVTEFLEQMKKTDHKEDIPRGYVLEDLEDHDKKIHYERSELRLMDVPDSLCQRMKLYQARAGPDFPYIKGAKSQLREVMDDLTQRSKVKLNYELPDEVVEDYTYEMGRLKLKCIHLLEQHEEDLTQWYFSDQNENLMSWLCVERVLDENERDCLNASTEMPADYHSFLQEDNTTETIQPTEETKWEL from the exons ATGGATTCAACAACGATGTTAATAATTCTTTTTAGTGTATACTTGTTTATAATTTTACCGCTAGTAACTTGTGAAGTTGAAACAATTACCGTCGGATCGGACtccaaaacaaagagaaagaatcCGTACATAACAAAGTTTCACAATGAAGCGAGTTTACGACCAACAAAATGCCAAG TGTGTCGTCTTCTGGTAACAGAATTCCTTGAGCAGATGAAGAAAACTGATCATAAAGAGGATATACCTCGAGGATACGTACTTGAAGACCTAGAAGATCAcgacaaaaaaattcactatGAAAGGTC GGAACTTCGTCTTATGGATGTTCCTGACAGTCTGTGTCAGAGAATGAAACTTTACCAAGCAAGAGCTGGGCCTGACTTTCCCTACATAAAAGGAG cTAAAAGTCAACTCCGTGAGGTGATGGATGATTTGACACAACGGtcaaaagtgaaattaaattaTGAGTTGCCAGATGAGGTCGTTGAAGACTACACTTACGAAATGGGGAGACTCAAGTTAAAG TGTATTCACCTGCTTGAGCAACACGAAGAGGATCTGACTCAATGGTACTTTAGCGACCAAAACGAAAATCTTATGAGCTGGCTCTGCGTGGAAAGAGTTTTGGACGAAAATGAACGAG ATTGTCTAAATGCTTCAACTGAAATGCCGGCAGATTACCACTCTTTTCTGCAGGAAGACAATACCACAGAAACAATACAACCGACAGAGGAAACGAAATGGGAGTTATAA
- the LOC141882382 gene encoding ZP domain-containing protein-like, producing MTQLESKKTEKAGVSTPNASYPLNINSTIHDFAERPAYSALASNVEFTSGPANECNGAYQFKGATDSFIQFPNTGGILDAKYSITLMCWVRPGGQDGLLFNYKRQGAWGVHIWIFFSLDINECLHDNSGCQDQCVNTEGGYCCACSDPELSLAADKSHCIAEGVALECEQNDMVINLPKSLLRGVDRHHIILMDRNCRAYENETHFILQTQLIGCKTQLRHRGNFAIYSNMVTEIPLEEGQIVTRLRDIAIPFQCFYSELGVVSSIGIKPVSKKVITSARGMGKFTLTLDLYRNSSYQSTYSQDEFPVTLNLRQQLYFESQVQTEDSRLSILALECYATPSQDRTAQPRYNLIENGCSVDETLSFHPRPDPKSERWSIEAFQYVNRNNPFVFIHCKIKVCNAIDPNSRCAQGCQPSRKRRDVETFPETPDDVYPLAQGPFALSPEKRDSVSFDSDHSVHLKNKNVQVPIEVALFVIIGVCIVGTIYLVYQKRRDAVRLYQPLYITEN from the exons ATGACTCAACTGGAGAGTAAGAAGACTGAAAAAGCAG GTGTATCAACTCCTAATGCCTCCTATCCTCTCAATATCAATTCAACAATCCATGATTTTGCCGAGAGGCCAGCATACAGCGCATTGGCAAGCAACGTGGAGTTCACAAGCGGACCCGCCAACGAATGTAATGGAGCCTATCAATTTAAAGGAGCCACTGATAGTTTTATCCAGTTTCCAAACACGGGTGGTATTCTAGACGCTAAGTACTCCATCACACTCATGTGTTGGGTTCGACCCGGCGGCCAAGATGGACTACTTTTCAATTACAAAAGACAAGGAGCCTGGGGAGTACACATCTGGATC tttttttctttagatatAAACGAGTGTCTACACGACAATAGTGGATGCCAAGACCAATGTGTCAATACTGAAGGAGGCTACTGCTGCGCCTGCTCAGACCCAGAGCTAAGTCTTGCTGCTGACAAAAGTCATTGCATTG CTGAGGGCGTGGCACTGGAATGCGAACAAAATGACATGGTCATCAACTTACCAAAGTCACTTCTCAGAGGTGTGGATAGACACCATATAATCTTGATGGACCGAAATTGTAGAGCTTATGAAAATGAGACCCACTTTATATTGCAAACTCAGCTTATTGGCTGCAAAACACAGCTCAGACACCGCGGAAATTTCGCCATCTACAGCAACATGGTGACAGAGATTCCACTGGAGGAAGGTCAAATTGTAACACGCTTGCGCGACATTGCGATACCATTCCAATGTTTCTACTCTGAATTGGGTGTGGTCTCATCCATCGGTATCAAACCAGTCAGCAAGAAAGTTATTACCTCAGCCAGGGGAATGGGAAAATTTACACTTACTTTGGATTTGTACAGAAACTCCAG CTATCAAAGTACGTACAGCCAAGATGAATTTCCAGTGACGCTAAATCTTCGCCAGCAGTTGTACTTTGAATCTCAAGTTCAAACTGAAGACTCGCGCTTATCTATTCTGGCATTGGAATGTTATGCCACTCCATCACAAGACAGGACTGCACAGCCACGATACAATCTGATTGAAAACGG ATGTTCCGTTGATGAAACATTGTCATTCCATCCTCGTCCCGACCCGAAATCTGAGCGCTGGAGCATAGAAGCCTTTCAATATGTCAACAGAAACAACCCTTTTGTGTTCATTCACTGCAAGATTAAAGTGTGTAACGCTATAGATCCAAACTCCCGCTGCGCACAAGGCTGTCAGCCCAGCAGAAAACGGCGAGATGTGGAAACATTTCCCGAGACACCTGATGACGTCTACCCTCTGGCCCAGGGCCCATTCGCACTGAGCCCAGAGAAGAGAGAttctgtttcttttgattCGGACCATAGCGTgcacttgaaaaataaaa ATGTTCAGGTGCCAATTGAAGTTGCTCTGTTTGTGATTATTGGAGTGTGTATAGTGGGTACAATTTACCTGGTGTACCAGAAGAGACGAGACGCCGTGCGCTTGTACCAACCACTTTATATCACAGAAAACTAA
- the LOC141882383 gene encoding uncharacterized protein LOC141882383 → MSEGSSSGNQTPMINPVSYQISPPEEFNFSKPTEWIKWIRRFERFRSASGLSKRDEESQVNTLLYSMGSKSDDILATFGLTTEDSKKYDVVKDKFDGYFVKRRNIIFERAKFHRRKQESGEAVDSFIIYLYGLAEHCQFGLLHDEMIGDRIVVGLADEKLSEKLQLDADLTLEKAINSVRQSESVRSQQSVVRGQEEASQPAKVDKVHKSKPQKSLRTSLNPQGKTYKQSVGQNDVSNDVCKRCGKSPAHKRTQCPAKDAHCRKCKKKGHFQAVCLSGGKVNTVVDDDSTCFLGDLGSDEIDSLHTDPWKTSVSINGNSVEFKLDTGADVSVVPDFIIPKLNATLRNTRRTLTGPDGSKLKVTGVISAVLP, encoded by the coding sequence ATGTCCGAAGGATCTTCGAGCGGAAATCAAACACCGATGATCAATCCTGTTTCGTACCAAATATCGCCACCAGAAGAATTCAACTTCTCGAAACCTACCGAATGGATCAAATGGATAAGGCGATTTGAGCGGTTTCGTTCTGCGTCTGGATTAAGCAAAAGAGATGAGGAGAGCCAAGTAAATACGCTCCTTTATTCTATGGGAAGCAAGAGCGATGACATACTGGCGACATTTGGCCTCACAACCGAGGATTCCAAGAAATATGACGTCGTAAAAGACAAGTTTGACGGCTATTTTGTAAAGCGAAGAAATATTATCTTTGAACGCGCAAAATTTCATCGACGTAAGCAAGAAAGCGGTGAGGCGGTTGACTCCtttatcatttatttataTGGCCTTGCTGAACATTGTCAATTTGGTTTGTTACATGACGAAATGATCGGTGACCGCATCGTGGTGGGTTTAGCGGACGAAAAGCTGTCAGAAAAGCTTCAGTTGGATGCAGACCTTACCTTGGAGAAAGCCATTAACAGTGTACGACAGAGCGAATCAGTTAGAAGCCAACAATCAGTAGTTAGAGGGCAAGAGGAGGCAAGTCAACCAGCAAAAGTGGACAAAGTTCACAAGTCCAAACCCCAGAAGTCTTTAAGGACATCACTGAATCCTCAAGGGAAAACCTACAAGCAATCGGTAGGCCAAAACGATGTTAGCAATGATGTCTGCAAAAGATGCGGTAAAAGTCCAGCTCACAAAAGAACCCAGTGTCCTGCCAAAGATGCTCATTGCcgaaaatgtaaaaagaaaggCCACTTCCAAGCCGTCTGCCTAAGCGGCGGGAAGGTAAATACAGTCGTAGATGATGATTCAACTTGCTTTCTTGGTGATCTTGGTTCAGACGAAATTGATAGTCTACACACAGATCCTTGGAAAACAAGTGTCTCTATTAATGGCAATAGCGTTGAATTTAAACTCGACACTGGAGCTGATGTCTCAGTTGTTCCCGACTTCATCATTCCTAAGCTGAATGCTACACTCCGAAATACCAGGAGGACATTGACAGGGCCTGATGGGTCCAAGCTCAAAGTCACTGGAGTAATCTCTGCCGTGCTACCTTAA
- the LOC141882384 gene encoding uncharacterized protein LOC141882384, with the protein MGGFYERLVGTVKGALKKSIGKICRTEKKLETFLTEAEAVINSRPLVYVGEDFGSGFSLTPADFLTLNAKSGIPIIEINNSHDPDYGKKSSTDKLLEIWGKG; encoded by the coding sequence ATGGGGGGATTTTATGAGAGACTAGTTGGCACCGTAAAGGGAGCTCTCAAGAAATCAATTGGCAAAATTTGCCGGACTGAGAAGAAACTTGAAACCTTTCTAACAGAGGCAGAGGCTGTTATTAATTCTCGTCCACTTGTTTACGTTGGCGAGGACTTTGGTTCTGGGTTTTCACTCACCCCAGCCGACTTTCTTACTCTTAATGCCAAGTCTGGGATTCCAATAATTGAAATCAATAACTCACATGATCCAGACTATGGAAAGAAGAGCTCAACTGACAAATTACTAGAAATTTGGGGTAAAGGTTAG
- the LOC141882385 gene encoding uncharacterized protein LOC141882385, with product MLNFLQEQLQLPVEKKFLWTDNQCVLHWIMSKKPLTTFVRNRVKEITETKDISFRYVITSQNPADLASRGVSAQDLNKCELWWRGPKWLQDSEKTWPTWDIPITTKEILEKIESETKGPKTLYEISNVTGENTTEGKVENKDKSTPLATPFGMDEKKYSSLLRLLRITAWLLRFLQKARKQKVQTGELKAIEIKRAKILWIKFIQKANFPGAFNTTSGNVNKKDHKNQLGVQLHDDGLLRCHGRMVHAEIPDDAIYPILPPKKSYFTSLLVKEYHQKLFHSGVSHTLAQLRNEYWIPQGRAEVKKAIHGCGICKRFQGGPFKLQSMSPWPRKKVVLPLPILDKIILAPCTSKMKVQKKRFGCVFSPVSQ from the coding sequence ATGCTCAACTTTCTACAAGAACAACTTCAACTCCctgtagaaaagaaattcctctGGACAGACAATCAATGTGTCCTTCACTGGATTATGAGCAAGAAGCCATTAACAACTTTCGTCCGAAATCGAGTCAAGGAGATCACTGAAACAAAGGACATAAGTTTCCGTTATGTCATCACCAGTCAAAATCCTGCAGATTTAGCATCTAGAGGAGTCTCAGCGCAAGATCTGAACAAATGTGAACTTTGGTGGCGCGGGCCAAAATGGCTTCAGGACAGTGAGAAAACATGGCCAACTTGGGATATCCCAATAACTACTAAAGAGATATTGGAGAAGattgaaagtgaaacaaaGGGCCCAAAAACCCTCTATGAAATCTCTAACGTCACTGGAGAAAACACCACTGAAGGCAAggttgaaaacaaagacaagtCAACACCCTTGGCCACCCCCTTTGGAATGGATGAAAAGAAATACTCCTCCCTTCTTCGACTTCTTCGAATTACTGCATGGCTGTTACGATTTCTTCAGAAAGCTAGAAAACAGAAAGTCCAAACTGGAGAGCTAAAGGCTATCGAAATCAAGAGAGCAAAAATTCTGTGGATCAAGTTCATCCAGAAGGCTAACTTCCCTGGAGCATTTAACACCACAAGTGGaaatgtcaacaaaaaagATCACAAAAATCAACTTGGCGTTCAACTTCATGATGATGGTCTACTTCGTTGCCATGGAAGAATGGTTCATGCTGAAATACCTGATGATGCAATATATCCAATACTTCCTCCCAAAAAGAGCTATTTCACTTCACTACTCGTCAAGGAATACCATCAGAAACTTTTTCATTCCGGCGTGTCTCATACGTTAGCTCAACTCAGAAATGAATATTGGATTCCTCAAGGAAGAGCGGAAGTGAAGAAGGCAATTCATGGCTGTGGTATCTGTAAACGATTTCAGGGCGGACCCTTCAAACTTCAATCAATGTCTCCGTGGCCCAGGAAGAAAGTTGTGCTCCCTTTACCTATACTGGATAAGATTATTTTGGCCCCCTGTACATCCAAAATGAaagttcaaaagaaaaggtttggGTGTGTCTTTTCACCTGTGTCACAATAA
- the LOC141882386 gene encoding uncharacterized protein LOC141882386: MAPETESSLLVSGEQILMQTALVDTLNLNTSKKQSTTLLLDCGSPRTYITEDLVNKLQLVSNNTEILTVFTFGSTKPKEFKTPVVEFGLKLKNGHTMNIQANVVPKITGMIQRASINSKQFEPFLKDHQLADTLPSELEVSTVELLIGNDNYSELILPERKRLSPGLYLLASYLGWILSGRLPTEERKTSELSMFLMGGHSCQQYQQSFIPENSEIFMKPNLDEFWKLETIGIKDPINDCDDDQAIQNFHDTVRKTNGRYEVTWPWKEANPRLPDNYRLALGRLNSLLKQFKENQNYSRSMTASSKINSRKKSLRKTHKVALTADIERAFLQVGLQPTDQDVTRFLWLKDPTKPLTKDNLQIYRFTRVPFGVISSPFLLGVTILHHLEQAGTPTSKKIMKHMYVDNLLTGVNSSKEAKEFYSESKEVFHQSSMNLREWGSNSKKFLKSIPEQDRVKETITKVLGILWNTVADQLAVKGSKPAECSSKGEVLNLYPCNSSRKTLPSRIMGLREKVG, translated from the exons ATGGCACCTGAAACTGAGAGTTCATTACTGGTTTCTGGAGAACAAATTCTGATGCAGACTGCACTGGTGGATACTTTGAACCTCAATACTTCAAAGAAACAATCTACCACTCTCTTACTGGATTGTGGAAGCCCGAGAACTTACATAACCGAggatttagtaaataaactcCAGTTGGTATCCAACAATACTGAAATTCTGACTGTCTTCACGTTTGGTTCTACAAAGCCTAAGGAATTTAAGACTCCTGTGGTTGAATTTGgtttgaaattaaagaatGGACACACaatgaacattcaagcaaATGTAGTTCCAAAGATCACTGGAATGATTCAAAGGGCATCTATTAATTCTAAGCAGTTTGAACCCTTTTTAAAGGACCATCAACTTGCTGACACTCTCCCAAGTGAGCTAGAGGTGTCAACTGTGGAATTACTAATCGGAAATGATAACTACAGTGAATTGATTTTGCCAGAGAGGAAAAGGTTGAGTCCTGGTCTCTACTTGCTTGCATCTTATTTGGGTTGGATCCTCTCTGGTAGACTGCCAACcgaagaaaggaaaacatcAGAACTTTCAATGTTCCTTATGGGCGGTCATTCCTGTCAACAATATCAGCAATCCTTCATCCCCGAGAACTCAGAGATCTTCATGAAACCAAACTTAGACGAATTTTGGAAATTGGAAACTATAGGAATTAAGGATCCAATCAATGACTGTGATGATGATCAAGCCATTCAAAACTTCCACGATACTGTTAGAAAGACAAATGGGAGATACGAAGTTACTTGGCCATGGAAAGAAGCAAATCCGCGACTCCCCGACAACTACCGATTGGCTCTTGGTAGGCTAAACTCTCTACTGAAACAATTCAAGGAAAACCAGAATTACTCCAGAAGTATGACAGCATCATCAAAGATCAACTCaagaaagaaatcactgaGGAA GACTCACAAAGTTGCCCTGACAGCAGATATTGAAAGGGCCTTTCTGCAAGTAGGTCTCCAACCTACAGATCAAGATGTCACTAGGTTCTTGTGGCTCAAAGATCCCACTAAGCCACTGACAAAGGACAATCTGCAAATTTATCGCTTTACAAGGGTACCATTTGGAGTCATCTCAAGCCCCTTTCTGCTTGGAGTCACCATCCTCCACCACTTAGAACAAGCTGGAACTCCTACTTCTAAGAAGATTATGAAACACATGTATGTGGACAATCTTTTGACTGGAGTCAATTCAAGCAAAGAGGCGAAAGAATTTTATTCAGAATCGAAGGAAGTGTTTCACCAATCATCCATGAATCTGAGAGAATGGGGGTCGaactcaaagaaatttttgaaGTCAATTCCAGAGCAGGACAGAGTAAAGGAAACCATAACCAAAGTCCTTGGAATACTCTGGAACACTGTTGCAGATCAACTAGCAGTCAAAGGTTCAAAACCTGCAGAATGTTCCTCGAAAGGAGAAGTGCTAAACCTTTACCCCTGCAACTCTTCAAGGAAAACTCTTCCTTCAAGAATTATGGGCCTCAGAGAAAAGGTGGGATGA
- the LOC141880728 gene encoding uncharacterized protein LOC141880728 — MKNQSETIYCFYLGFVLFAFTAKGLQPKDTLTKGISYIAGVPTPIAFYPLNINSTIHDFADRPPYSALASNVEFTSGPANECNGAYRFKGATDSFIQFPNTGGILDVKYSITLMCWVRPGGQDGPLFNYKRQGAWGVHIWIASNGRFFTRITKFGSHAFLPGLSTDLPLQQGRWYHVAATYDSNTGVNSIYVDGVLTKTQNIGTGYRISTNDPAIRMGVKVGDGRLFNGAITQLGIYNVSLTGDQIRAVIKQGVPTPIAFYPLNINSTIHDFAKRPAYSALASNVEFTSGPANECNGAYQFKGATDSFIQFPNTGGILDVKYSITLMCWVRPGGQDGPLFNYKRQGAWGVHIWIASNGRFFTRITKFGSHAFLPGLSTDLPLQQGRWYHVAATYDSNTGINSIYVDGVLTKIQNIGTGYRISTNDPAIRMGVKVGDGRLFNGAITQLGIYNVSLTGDQIRAVIKQASKSRPCSSSPCKNSG; from the exons GTGTACCAACTCCCATTGCCTTCTATCCTCTCAATATCAATTCAACAATCCATGATTTTGCCGATAGGCCACCGTATAGCGCATTAGCAAGCAACGTGGAGTTCACAAGCGGACCCGCCAACGAATGTAATGGAGCTTATCGATTTAAAGGAGCCACTGACAGTTTTATCCAGTTTCCAAACACGGGTGGTATTCTAGACGTTAAGTACTCCATCACACTCATGTGTTGGGTTCGACCAGGCGGCCAAGATGGACCACTTTTCAATTACAAAAGACAAGGAGCCTGGGGAGTACACATCTGGATCGCTTCAAATGGAAGGTTTTTCACTCGAATTACCAAGTTTGGCAGTCATGCGTTTTTACCAGGTCTCAGTACAGATCTACCTCTGCAACAAGGGAGATGGTACCATGTAGCTGCAACATACGACAGTAACACAGGTGTCAACTCCATTTATGTTGATGGAGTACTGACCAAAACCCAGAATATTGGAACAGGGTATAGAATCTCGACCAATGATCCGGCAATTAGAATGGGCGTAAAGGTCGGTGATGGAAGACTGTTTAATGGTGCAATCACTCAACTGGGGATCTACAATGTATCGCTCACTGGAGATCAGATTCGTGCTGTTATAAAACAAG GTGTACCAACTCCCATTGCCTTCTATCCTCTCAATATCAATTCAACAATCCATGATTTTGCCAAGAGGCCAGCATACAGCGCATTGGCAAGCAACGTGGAGTTCACAAGCGGACCCGCCAACGAATGTAATGGAGCTTATCAATTTAAGGGAGCCACTGACAGTTTTATCCAGTTTCCAAACACGGGTGGTATTCTAGACGTTAAGTACTCCATCACACTCATGTGTTGGGTTCGACCAGGCGGCCAAGATGGACCACTTTTCAATTACAAAAGACAAGGAGCCTGGGGAGTACACATCTGGATCGCTTCAAATGGAAGGTTTTTCACTCGAATTACCAAGTTTGGCAGTCATGCGTTTTTACCAGGTCTCAGTACAGATCTACCTCTGCAACAAGGGAGATGGTACCATGTAGCTGCAACATACGACAGTAACACAGGTATCAACTCCATTTACGTCGATGGAGTACTGACCAAAATCCAGAATATTGGAACAGGCTATAGAATCTCGACCAATGATCCGGCAATTAGAATGGGCGTAAAGGTCGGTGATGGAAGACTGTTTAATGGTGCAATCACTCAACTGGGGATCTACAATGTATCGCTCACTGGAGATCAGATTCGTGCTGTTATAAAACAAG CGTCGAAGTCCAGACCTTGTTCCAGCAGTCCTTGCAAAAATAGCGGATAA